From the Streptomyces nigrescens genome, one window contains:
- a CDS encoding alpha/beta fold hydrolase — translation MTNIVRVVDVPKAGHWLVEENPPFVTAELLRFLDG, via the coding sequence ATGACCAACATCGTGCGAGTGGTGGACGTGCCGAAAGCCGGGCACTGGCTCGTCGAGGAGAACCCCCCGTTCGTCACCGCCGAGCTATTGCGCTTCCTCGACGGATGA